The following coding sequences are from one Anguilla anguilla isolate fAngAng1 chromosome 12, fAngAng1.pri, whole genome shotgun sequence window:
- the si:ch211-137a8.4 gene encoding uncharacterized protein si:ch211-137a8.4 — translation MAAAACASPIEGDGCENTAEVEAAVLESPAGQAEEEQTAGDVLPADGKSKPASEKIWGSFLKNSGLGKVMGGRKKKEQVAGGVDASVEGVEQDKSPVHGQTNQGEGPSSPSSPNEQGSGQAGSQEQCIEKELDGEETTQEQKVSSLSKDAKPKQGEKSSVRDFIRKPVAKIFSHRSTEKKDCGTEAPKHGKTRSKSLDRLEDPEVCASALDQTDDSQGGGEPHKSAHHSAKHMKRWHSFKKLMAQKTLKKSTEEHKDVEGAEGPSSDTQLDAETLESAGKLDHTGQKRWKLKRSWTFQGLKRDPSVIGIHKPKGSDKDSLDNPKGEETPANDDQGAVASSEEPKPAGKGDTLEKGSVEQEEEKAQAAQRTKSVDYHANEIWTSFKKRVIPKSKRASDAGAGSGGGGEEEVAGEHEQAEEQIGQEHGKSTKSKRTHFNRAVSLKNFIMRKGKSTSVDLGEAPAGQKEEGAESTGDISASAPVTKNIKEGDSPADQAVVSEPEAPAAVQNGGDEKAEAVDTNRQPSASIGQEPEKGHLDAKEETQAEPALEAACGETKGHRENGSSGAGCDRKGSGMEDEDENPKDIMAHDREIIPQEDGPQEIASQEDINSQEAAHQSENACSSGSKDETSLNQEQSSDGKPCSGNAVAQSEKLAGKVKPHTEH, via the exons atggcAGCGGCAGCATGTGCCAGTCCCATTGAAGGGGATGGGTGCGAGAACACGGCGGAGGTGGAGGCTGCAGTCCTGGAGTCTCCCGCAGGCCAAGCAGAAGAGGAGCAAACTGCTGGCGACGTCCTGCCAGCCGATGGAAAATCTAAACCAGCATCTGAGAAAATCTGGGGATCCTTTCTGAAAAACAGTGGACTGGGGAAGGTTatgggagggaggaagaagaaggagcAGGTGGCAGGGGGTGTGGATGCAAGTGTGGAGGGTGTGGAGCAGGATAAGTCCCCTGTCCATGGCCAGACTAATCAAGGGGAGGGACCCTCATCTCCCTCGAGCCCTAATGAGCAGGGTTCTGGACAGGCTGGGTCTCAGGAGCAGTGCATAGAGAAGGAATTAGATGGTGAGGAGACCACACAAGAACAAAAGGTATCAAGCTTGAGCAAGGATGCCAAGCCAAAGCAGGGGGAGAAATCCAGTGTACGCGACTTCATCCGCAAGCCTGTCGCCAAGATTTTCTctcacagaagcacagagaaaAAAGACTGTGGTACTGAGGCTCCTAAACATGGGAAGACCCGATCCAAATCTCTAGACAGGCTGGAGGACCCTGAAGTGTGTGCTTCTGCACTAGACCAAACAGATGATTCACAAGGGGGAGGAGAGCCGCACAAATCTGCTCACCACTCTGCCAAACACATGAAACGCTGGCATTCCTTCAAAAAGCTGATGGCCCAAAAGACTCTAAAGAAAAGCACAGAGGAACACAAGGATGTGGAGGGTGCAGAGGGTCCCAGCAGCGATACTCAATTAGATGCTGAAACTTTGGAGTCGGCTGGAAAATTGGACCACACTGGACAGAAAAGGTGGAAACTGAAGCGGTCATGGACTTTCCAAGGCCTGAAGAGGGATCCCTCTGTCATCGGCATCCACAAACCAAAGGGCTCAGACAAAGACTCATTAGATAATCCTAAAGGAGAAGAAACCCCCGCTAATGATGACCAGGGGGCTGTGGCATCCTCTGAGGAGCCTAAGCCAGCAGGAAAAGGGGACACGCTGGAGAAAGGTAGtgtggagcaggaggaagagaaagccCAGGCAGCACAGCGTACAAAGTCAGTTGATTACCATGCCAATGAGATCTGGACCTCATTCAAAAAACGTGTGATCCCCAAGTCAAAGCGGGCATCAGATGCTGGTGCTGGGAGTGGGGGCGGTGGCGAGGAAGAGGTGGCAGGAGAACATgagcaggcagaggagcagaTAGGTCAAGAGCATGGCAAGTCCACCAAGTCGAAAAGGACTCACTTCAACCGTGCTGTGTCACTGAAGAACTTCATCATGCGCAAGGGCAAGAGCACCAGTGTAGACCTGGGGGAAGCCCCTGCTGGACAGAAAGAGGAAGGTGCAGAGAGCACCGGTGACATCTCTGCCAGTGCACCTGTCACCAAGAATATCAAAGAGGGGGACAGCCCTGCTGATCAGGCTGTTGTGAGCGAACCTGAGGCTCCAGCCGCTGTACAAAATGGGGGTGATGAGAAGGCAGAGGCTGTGGACACTAACAGACAGCCAAGTGCATCTATAGGTCAGGAGCCAGAGAAAGGTCACCTGGATGCAAAGGAGGAAACCCAAGCAGAGCCTGCATTAGAGGCTGCTTGCGGAGAAACGAAGGGTCACAGGGAGAATGGATCCTCGGGTGCTGGTTGTGATAGAAAAGGCTCTGGGatggaggatgaggatgagaatCCTAAGGACATTATGGCACATGACCGTGAAATAATTCCCCAAGAAGACGGACCCCAAGAAATAGCCAGCCAAGAGGACATCAACTCCCAAGAGGCAGCGCACCAGAGCGAGAATGCTTGCTCCAGTGGTTCAAAGGATGAGACGAGCCTGAATCAGGAGCAGAGCTCTGATGGGAAACCCTGTTCTGGCAACGCAGTTGCCCAAAGCG AAAAATTGGCGGGAAAGGTGAAGCCACACACGGAGCATTAG
- the zgc:162698 gene encoding transmembrane protein 87A isoform X3: protein MFNESIINLKWMSENCSHPVNLSISWYLRSSHCYDEVFGLDHQKAKDYFMSTEVIREGGTGFYTYHNYNPIECRQNLNGNEFAVTFFDPQMKLTDPGEKLTSTDNQGRRKRDTDTTKAIANAAETNPGKAEGAASHEKVKTSSNAMMHYAVAQTWEDGPYMFIIHIKETSPVTVEPTQSWDIHLEVSMTGPHEYISATEWPLMIFYMVMCIIYVVLGLLWLGLSACYWRDLLRIQFWIGGVIFLGMLEKAVYYAEFQSIRYDGLSVQGAVMFAEILSAVKRTLARVLVIIASLGYGIVKPRLGALLHRVVGVGLLYLIFSIVEGILRVNSEQGGSSRLLCDIILALTDSCIVWWIFISLAQTMKLLRLRRNVVKLSLYRHFTNTLIFAVIASVIFIIWTTKTFKFSKCQSDWRELWIDDAFWRFLFSTILLVIMFLWRPSANNQRYAFSPLVDEVSDEEKEQLMNEAFEGVKMRGLKSETNGTAKPNKVDEDLKWVEENIPSSMADVALPPLLDSDEETMTTKFEMSKME, encoded by the exons ATGTTCAACGAATCCATAATCAACCTGAAAT GGATGAGTGAAAACTGTTCTCATCCAGTAAATCTCAGTATATCCTGGTACCTGAGAAGTTCACACTGCTACGATGAGGTTTTCGGTCTCGAT CATCAAAAAGCAAAAGACTACTTCATGTCCACGGAAGTGATTCGTGAAGGGGGCACTGGCTTTTATACCTATCACAATTATAACCCTATTGAGTGTCGACAGAATTTGAATGGTAATGAG TTTGCTGTCACCTTCTTTGATCCACAAATGAAACTCACTGACCCAGGTGAAAAGCTG ACTTCCACTGACAACcaaggaaggagaaagagggacacagacacaacaaag GCTATAGCTAATGCTGCTGAAACTAATCCTGGAAAGGCAGAGGGGGCAGCTAGCCACGAAAAAGTCAAAACTTCAAGCAATGCAATG ATGCATTATGCCGTCGCTCAGACCTGGGAGGATGGGCCCTACATGTTCATCATCCACATTAAAGAGACCAGTCCTGTCACAGTGGAGCCAACACAGAGCTGGGACATCCATT TGGAGGTCAGCATGACTGGGCCCCATGAGTACATCTCGGCCACAGAGTGGCCCCTCATGATT TTCTACATGGTGATGTGCATCATCTACGTGGTGCTGGGCCTGCTGTGGCTGGGGCTGTCGGCCTGCTACTGGAGGGACCTGCTACGCATTCAGTTCTGGATCGGAGGGGTGATCTTCCTGGGCATGCTGGAGAAGGCGGTCTACTACGCGGAGTTTCAGAGCATCCGCTACGACGGCCTTTCAG tccagggGGCGGTAATGTTTGCAGAGATCCTGTCCGCTGTGAAGAGAACTCTGGCACGTGTCCTTGTCATCATAGCCAGCTTAGGCTATGGAATTGTCAA GCCAAGACTGGGGGCACTGTTGCATCGAGTAGTGGGGGTCGGGCTGCTCTACCTCATCTTCTCCATTGTGGAAGGCATCCTACGTGTTAACTCG GAGCAAGGGGGGAGTAGCAGGCTGCTGTGTGACATTATTCTGGCACTCACTGATTCCTGTATTGTGTGGTGG ATCTTCATCAGCCTGGCCCAGACGATGAAACTCCTACGCTTGAGAAGAAACGTGGTCAAGCTCTCGCTCTACCGCCACTTCACCAACACCTTGATATTCGCAGTCATCG cttctgtCATTTTCATCATCTGGACAACAAAGACATTCAAGTTTTCCAAGTGCCAGTCT GACTGGAGGGAACTGTGGATTGATGATGCCTTCTGGCGGTTTCTCTTCTCCACCATCCTGCTCGTCATCATGTTCTTGTGGAGGCCATCGGCCAACAATCAGAG ATATGCCTTCAGCCCACTGGTGGATGAGGTGAGTGACGAGGAGAAGGAGCAACTAATGAATGAAGCCTTCG AGGGTGTTAAGATGAGAGGCCTGAAGTCAGAAACAAATGGAACAGCAAAGCCCAACAAAGTG GACGAGGACTTGAAGTGGGTGGAGGAGAACATCCCATCGTCTATGGCAGATGT TGCCCTACCCCCCTTACTGGATTCTGATGAG GAGACCATGACCACCAAATTTGAGATGTCAAAAATGgagtaa
- the zgc:162698 gene encoding transmembrane protein 87A isoform X2 — MEMATIMDTVLFLRAVSKVLSLLLIFQIIRPLHAVSEPGKWILNVNSNTLKKQNHFLFTKTMFNESIINLKWMSENCSHPVNLSISWYLRSSHCYDEVFGLDHQKAKDYFMSTEVIREGGTGFYTYHNYNPIECRQNLNGNEFAVTFFDPQMKLTDPGEKLTSTDNQGRRKRDTDTTKAIANAAETNPGKAEGAASHEKVKTSSNAMMHYAVAQTWEDGPYMFIIHIKETSPVTVEPTQSWDIHLEVSMTGPHEYISATEWPLMIFYMVMCIIYVVLGLLWLGLSACYWRDLLRIQFWIGGVIFLGMLEKAVYYAEFQSIRYDGLSVQGAVMFAEILSAVKRTLARVLVIIASLGYGIVKPRLGALLHRVVGVGLLYLIFSIVEGILRVNSAEDDLVLLAAIPLAVLDSTLCWWIFISLAQTMKLLRLRRNVVKLSLYRHFTNTLIFAVIASVIFIIWTTKTFKFSKCQSDWRELWIDDAFWRFLFSTILLVIMFLWRPSANNQRYAFSPLVDEVSDEEKEQLMNEAFEGVKMRGLKSETNGTAKPNKVDEDLKWVEENIPSSMADVALPPLLDSDEETMTTKFEMSKME, encoded by the exons ATGGAAATGGCGACCATCATGGatacagtattatttttaagAGCCGTATCAAAAGTGCTGtcgttattattaatttttcaaattataCGGCCGTTACATGCAGTATCAGAGCCGGGCAAATGGATCTTAAACGTGAACAGC AATACCCTAAAGAAGCAgaaccattttcttttcacaaagaCAATGTTCAACGAATCCATAATCAACCTGAAAT GGATGAGTGAAAACTGTTCTCATCCAGTAAATCTCAGTATATCCTGGTACCTGAGAAGTTCACACTGCTACGATGAGGTTTTCGGTCTCGAT CATCAAAAAGCAAAAGACTACTTCATGTCCACGGAAGTGATTCGTGAAGGGGGCACTGGCTTTTATACCTATCACAATTATAACCCTATTGAGTGTCGACAGAATTTGAATGGTAATGAG TTTGCTGTCACCTTCTTTGATCCACAAATGAAACTCACTGACCCAGGTGAAAAGCTG ACTTCCACTGACAACcaaggaaggagaaagagggacacagacacaacaaag GCTATAGCTAATGCTGCTGAAACTAATCCTGGAAAGGCAGAGGGGGCAGCTAGCCACGAAAAAGTCAAAACTTCAAGCAATGCAATG ATGCATTATGCCGTCGCTCAGACCTGGGAGGATGGGCCCTACATGTTCATCATCCACATTAAAGAGACCAGTCCTGTCACAGTGGAGCCAACACAGAGCTGGGACATCCATT TGGAGGTCAGCATGACTGGGCCCCATGAGTACATCTCGGCCACAGAGTGGCCCCTCATGATT TTCTACATGGTGATGTGCATCATCTACGTGGTGCTGGGCCTGCTGTGGCTGGGGCTGTCGGCCTGCTACTGGAGGGACCTGCTACGCATTCAGTTCTGGATCGGAGGGGTGATCTTCCTGGGCATGCTGGAGAAGGCGGTCTACTACGCGGAGTTTCAGAGCATCCGCTACGACGGCCTTTCAG tccagggGGCGGTAATGTTTGCAGAGATCCTGTCCGCTGTGAAGAGAACTCTGGCACGTGTCCTTGTCATCATAGCCAGCTTAGGCTATGGAATTGTCAA GCCAAGACTGGGGGCACTGTTGCATCGAGTAGTGGGGGTCGGGCTGCTCTACCTCATCTTCTCCATTGTGGAAGGCATCCTACGTGTTAACTCG GCTGAGGATGATCTGGTCCTGCTGGCTGCCATTCCCTTGGCTGTGCTCGACTCTACCCTCTGCTGGTGG ATCTTCATCAGCCTGGCCCAGACGATGAAACTCCTACGCTTGAGAAGAAACGTGGTCAAGCTCTCGCTCTACCGCCACTTCACCAACACCTTGATATTCGCAGTCATCG cttctgtCATTTTCATCATCTGGACAACAAAGACATTCAAGTTTTCCAAGTGCCAGTCT GACTGGAGGGAACTGTGGATTGATGATGCCTTCTGGCGGTTTCTCTTCTCCACCATCCTGCTCGTCATCATGTTCTTGTGGAGGCCATCGGCCAACAATCAGAG ATATGCCTTCAGCCCACTGGTGGATGAGGTGAGTGACGAGGAGAAGGAGCAACTAATGAATGAAGCCTTCG AGGGTGTTAAGATGAGAGGCCTGAAGTCAGAAACAAATGGAACAGCAAAGCCCAACAAAGTG GACGAGGACTTGAAGTGGGTGGAGGAGAACATCCCATCGTCTATGGCAGATGT TGCCCTACCCCCCTTACTGGATTCTGATGAG GAGACCATGACCACCAAATTTGAGATGTCAAAAATGgagtaa
- the zgc:162698 gene encoding transmembrane protein 87A isoform X1, with translation MEMATIMDTVLFLRAVSKVLSLLLIFQIIRPLHAVSEPGKWILNVNSNTLKKQNHFLFTKTMFNESIINLKWMSENCSHPVNLSISWYLRSSHCYDEVFGLDHQKAKDYFMSTEVIREGGTGFYTYHNYNPIECRQNLNGNEFAVTFFDPQMKLTDPGEKLTSTDNQGRRKRDTDTTKAIANAAETNPGKAEGAASHEKVKTSSNAMMHYAVAQTWEDGPYMFIIHIKETSPVTVEPTQSWDIHLEVSMTGPHEYISATEWPLMIFYMVMCIIYVVLGLLWLGLSACYWRDLLRIQFWIGGVIFLGMLEKAVYYAEFQSIRYDGLSVQGAVMFAEILSAVKRTLARVLVIIASLGYGIVKPRLGALLHRVVGVGLLYLIFSIVEGILRVNSEQGGSSRLLCDIILALTDSCIVWWIFISLAQTMKLLRLRRNVVKLSLYRHFTNTLIFAVIASVIFIIWTTKTFKFSKCQSDWRELWIDDAFWRFLFSTILLVIMFLWRPSANNQRYAFSPLVDEVSDEEKEQLMNEAFEGVKMRGLKSETNGTAKPNKVDEDLKWVEENIPSSMADVALPPLLDSDEETMTTKFEMSKME, from the exons ATGGAAATGGCGACCATCATGGatacagtattatttttaagAGCCGTATCAAAAGTGCTGtcgttattattaatttttcaaattataCGGCCGTTACATGCAGTATCAGAGCCGGGCAAATGGATCTTAAACGTGAACAGC AATACCCTAAAGAAGCAgaaccattttcttttcacaaagaCAATGTTCAACGAATCCATAATCAACCTGAAAT GGATGAGTGAAAACTGTTCTCATCCAGTAAATCTCAGTATATCCTGGTACCTGAGAAGTTCACACTGCTACGATGAGGTTTTCGGTCTCGAT CATCAAAAAGCAAAAGACTACTTCATGTCCACGGAAGTGATTCGTGAAGGGGGCACTGGCTTTTATACCTATCACAATTATAACCCTATTGAGTGTCGACAGAATTTGAATGGTAATGAG TTTGCTGTCACCTTCTTTGATCCACAAATGAAACTCACTGACCCAGGTGAAAAGCTG ACTTCCACTGACAACcaaggaaggagaaagagggacacagacacaacaaag GCTATAGCTAATGCTGCTGAAACTAATCCTGGAAAGGCAGAGGGGGCAGCTAGCCACGAAAAAGTCAAAACTTCAAGCAATGCAATG ATGCATTATGCCGTCGCTCAGACCTGGGAGGATGGGCCCTACATGTTCATCATCCACATTAAAGAGACCAGTCCTGTCACAGTGGAGCCAACACAGAGCTGGGACATCCATT TGGAGGTCAGCATGACTGGGCCCCATGAGTACATCTCGGCCACAGAGTGGCCCCTCATGATT TTCTACATGGTGATGTGCATCATCTACGTGGTGCTGGGCCTGCTGTGGCTGGGGCTGTCGGCCTGCTACTGGAGGGACCTGCTACGCATTCAGTTCTGGATCGGAGGGGTGATCTTCCTGGGCATGCTGGAGAAGGCGGTCTACTACGCGGAGTTTCAGAGCATCCGCTACGACGGCCTTTCAG tccagggGGCGGTAATGTTTGCAGAGATCCTGTCCGCTGTGAAGAGAACTCTGGCACGTGTCCTTGTCATCATAGCCAGCTTAGGCTATGGAATTGTCAA GCCAAGACTGGGGGCACTGTTGCATCGAGTAGTGGGGGTCGGGCTGCTCTACCTCATCTTCTCCATTGTGGAAGGCATCCTACGTGTTAACTCG GAGCAAGGGGGGAGTAGCAGGCTGCTGTGTGACATTATTCTGGCACTCACTGATTCCTGTATTGTGTGGTGG ATCTTCATCAGCCTGGCCCAGACGATGAAACTCCTACGCTTGAGAAGAAACGTGGTCAAGCTCTCGCTCTACCGCCACTTCACCAACACCTTGATATTCGCAGTCATCG cttctgtCATTTTCATCATCTGGACAACAAAGACATTCAAGTTTTCCAAGTGCCAGTCT GACTGGAGGGAACTGTGGATTGATGATGCCTTCTGGCGGTTTCTCTTCTCCACCATCCTGCTCGTCATCATGTTCTTGTGGAGGCCATCGGCCAACAATCAGAG ATATGCCTTCAGCCCACTGGTGGATGAGGTGAGTGACGAGGAGAAGGAGCAACTAATGAATGAAGCCTTCG AGGGTGTTAAGATGAGAGGCCTGAAGTCAGAAACAAATGGAACAGCAAAGCCCAACAAAGTG GACGAGGACTTGAAGTGGGTGGAGGAGAACATCCCATCGTCTATGGCAGATGT TGCCCTACCCCCCTTACTGGATTCTGATGAG GAGACCATGACCACCAAATTTGAGATGTCAAAAATGgagtaa